In a single window of the Amycolatopsis sp. cg5 genome:
- a CDS encoding BTAD domain-containing putative transcriptional regulator, protein MSEHLLRVDALGPLRAWVDEEEVDLGAARQRAVFAVLALRGSRQPVSRAELIEAIWGEHPPASAAGSVHTYISGLRQVLDPNRTRWSTDGLLVSDAAGYQVRLAEDALDVAVFEKRCRAARAHAKAGNAAGAVAGFDSALALWRGEALSGIAGPFAEAQRHRLGEAKLAATEQRANGRLELGMHADLIPELSILVREHPLRESLWHTLMIALHRSNRTGEALDAYERIRTILRTELSATPCAELVDLHRRILTADPVLGGFTGSELLSVRPKAPHAPPSLHGRPAEQDHLRRMLDELGSGRGNVVWIEGEAGVGKSALLTTVLNDLTGSHLAWAAATEHDRDRPFQTLLDSLGAESSRSGEAPGTVTPTAWQLLSHIDALCARAPMVLVLEDLQWADEATLLLCHRLAVATRRLPLLLITTARPAPKHPDLAKLRRAVETRGYEVLSLPPLGPDAVRKLVSAFVGARLGPELDLFSASHPANPGHVLATIKALGDAGAIEVSGGSAELRVAVMRELPRPVTTAIEKSLQIFSDDTKKTLTYAALLGIEFDVAQVAAVLGRSTTQLIPPLTEILDAAIVVESGSKLAFRHRLLHAAIYQSVESAERRSRHRSAAEALARLGAAPEQVADQLVAAIPLIDDWVIDWVAGNHEALTRRTPGIAEELLCQVVQACPQDDVRQKTLATGYAVAQLRLRAPLPRLRETGSTATGTGQNTACSGSPDRGNLDRHYLDGLGVTTAQDARVDHGKQSRTTDPRLLAADPPATYGAAT, encoded by the coding sequence ATGAGCGAGCACCTGCTTCGCGTCGATGCGCTGGGCCCGCTACGCGCCTGGGTCGACGAAGAGGAGGTCGACCTCGGCGCCGCCCGGCAACGCGCAGTGTTCGCAGTGCTCGCGTTGCGCGGCTCGCGGCAGCCCGTCAGCCGTGCGGAGCTTATCGAGGCCATCTGGGGTGAGCATCCACCCGCCAGCGCCGCGGGCAGCGTGCATACCTACATCTCCGGCTTACGTCAGGTACTCGATCCGAACCGGACCCGCTGGTCCACCGACGGTCTGCTGGTCTCCGACGCGGCCGGCTACCAGGTGCGGCTCGCCGAGGATGCCTTGGACGTCGCTGTCTTCGAAAAGCGATGCCGCGCCGCACGCGCACACGCCAAAGCAGGGAACGCGGCAGGCGCAGTCGCCGGCTTCGACTCCGCTTTGGCTCTGTGGCGCGGCGAAGCTCTGTCCGGTATCGCCGGGCCGTTCGCCGAGGCACAACGACACCGGCTGGGCGAAGCGAAGCTGGCGGCGACCGAGCAGCGCGCGAACGGACGGCTCGAACTCGGCATGCACGCCGACCTCATTCCCGAACTCAGCATTCTGGTGCGCGAGCACCCGCTACGCGAATCCCTGTGGCACACGCTGATGATCGCCCTGCACCGAAGCAACCGGACCGGCGAGGCGCTGGACGCCTACGAGCGGATCCGCACGATCCTGCGTACCGAACTGTCCGCCACCCCCTGCGCTGAGCTCGTCGACCTGCACCGACGGATACTCACCGCTGATCCGGTGCTTGGCGGGTTCACAGGATCCGAGTTGCTGTCGGTGCGCCCGAAGGCACCTCACGCCCCCCCATCACTGCACGGTCGTCCCGCCGAGCAGGATCACCTGCGCCGAATGCTCGACGAGCTCGGCAGCGGCCGGGGTAACGTGGTCTGGATCGAAGGAGAAGCCGGCGTCGGCAAGTCGGCGCTGCTCACCACTGTGCTCAACGACTTGACCGGTAGCCACCTGGCTTGGGCAGCCGCGACCGAACACGATCGGGACCGACCGTTCCAGACCTTGCTGGACAGCCTCGGGGCAGAGTCATCGCGATCTGGCGAGGCGCCGGGCACGGTCACACCGACGGCGTGGCAACTGCTTTCGCACATCGACGCGCTCTGCGCCCGCGCGCCGATGGTGCTGGTGCTCGAGGACCTCCAGTGGGCCGACGAGGCGACCCTGCTGTTATGCCACCGCCTGGCCGTCGCGACGCGCAGGCTGCCGCTGCTGCTCATCACCACGGCCCGCCCGGCACCCAAGCATCCCGACCTCGCGAAGCTCCGGCGGGCGGTGGAAACCCGAGGGTACGAGGTGCTGTCACTCCCGCCGCTCGGCCCGGACGCGGTGCGGAAGCTGGTCAGTGCGTTCGTCGGCGCGCGGCTGGGCCCAGAACTGGATCTGTTCTCGGCGAGCCATCCGGCCAACCCCGGCCACGTCTTGGCGACGATCAAGGCCCTCGGCGACGCCGGTGCCATCGAAGTCAGTGGCGGTTCGGCCGAGCTTCGAGTCGCCGTCATGCGCGAACTGCCGCGCCCGGTCACCACAGCCATCGAGAAGTCATTGCAGATCTTCAGCGATGACACCAAGAAGACACTCACCTATGCGGCCCTCCTCGGTATCGAGTTCGACGTCGCGCAGGTCGCCGCTGTGCTGGGCCGGAGCACAACGCAGCTCATCCCCCCCTTGACAGAGATACTCGACGCGGCCATCGTCGTCGAATCGGGGAGCAAGCTGGCTTTTCGGCATCGGCTGTTGCACGCGGCGATCTACCAATCCGTTGAAAGCGCCGAGCGGCGCAGCCGCCATCGCTCCGCCGCGGAGGCACTGGCCAGGCTTGGCGCGGCGCCGGAACAAGTAGCCGATCAACTAGTCGCGGCGATACCGCTGATCGACGATTGGGTGATCGACTGGGTCGCCGGAAACCACGAAGCCTTGACCCGGCGGACGCCTGGCATCGCAGAGGAACTCCTGTGCCAGGTAGTGCAGGCCTGTCCGCAGGATGACGTGCGCCAGAAAACGCTGGCCACCGGATACGCGGTGGCGCAGCTCCGGTTGAGGGCACCACTACCTCGGCTGCGGGAGACCGGTTCCACGGCAACCGGAACCGGCCAGAACACCGCGTGCTCCGGCTCGCCCGACCGGGGAAATCTCGACCGGCATTATCTCGACGGGCTCGGGGTCACCACCGCGCAGGACGCCCGAGTCGATCACGGCAAGCAGTCCCGGACCACAGATCCACGACTCCTCGCGGCCGACCCGCCTGCCACCTACGGAGCGGCGACGTAA
- a CDS encoding response regulator transcription factor produces MNPVRVAVCAADSITQVGLTSYLRSRPGMVVVAREDLTEQDVLLVQADRMTPELVSDLTEQAARVAVPTVLLAGELRESDVVAVVECNVVAVLPRSRTSSDQLVDAVRSVAGGDGALPPDLLGQLLDHVRRLQHELLSPLGFGAAGLTAREVDVLRLMAEGRDTAEIADALCYSERTVKSVIYAMTARLNLRNRPHAVAYAMRAGVI; encoded by the coding sequence ATGAATCCAGTACGTGTTGCGGTGTGCGCCGCCGACTCGATCACGCAGGTCGGGTTGACCAGCTACCTGCGTTCCCGGCCAGGCATGGTCGTAGTGGCCCGTGAGGACTTGACCGAGCAGGATGTTCTGCTGGTGCAGGCAGATCGCATGACCCCCGAGCTTGTCAGCGACCTGACCGAGCAAGCCGCTCGAGTGGCGGTGCCGACCGTGCTGCTCGCCGGAGAGCTGCGCGAGAGCGATGTCGTCGCGGTCGTGGAGTGCAACGTCGTGGCCGTGTTGCCCCGTTCGCGCACCTCCAGCGACCAGCTGGTCGACGCGGTGCGTTCGGTGGCAGGCGGAGACGGTGCGTTGCCGCCGGACCTGCTCGGCCAGTTGCTCGACCATGTCAGGCGTCTGCAGCACGAGTTGCTGTCCCCACTCGGGTTCGGCGCGGCCGGACTCACCGCTCGCGAGGTCGATGTGCTGCGGCTGATGGCGGAGGGCCGCGACACCGCCGAGATCGCCGACGCGCTGTGCTATTCCGAGCGAACGGTGAAGAGCGTCATCTATGCCATGACCGCCAGGCTGAACTTGCGCAACCGCCCGCACGCCGTGGCCTACGCGATGCGGGCCGGTGTGATTTGA
- a CDS encoding LuxR C-terminal-related transcriptional regulator: MNEGVAVQAIKVLVHAHDSVSLSGTLAILRRVPQVRPFTEDDGEPRCPDVVVLVTEGFANAAAYATLRRLHERYPRQAPPRCVLIADSFLPEDTLAAVECGVFAFISRSEVTSPSLVSAVLAVGRGNAFLSGHLQGRLMSQLTMLRRHVLEPKGITLFGLGVRERAVLKLLSEGHGTDEIARRLRCSEGTVKNVLYRFMARQGLNSRSQAVAHALRVGAI; the protein is encoded by the coding sequence ATGAACGAAGGAGTGGCCGTGCAGGCGATCAAGGTACTGGTGCACGCGCACGACAGCGTGAGCCTGTCCGGGACGCTCGCGATCCTGCGTCGTGTCCCACAGGTACGCCCGTTCACCGAAGACGACGGCGAACCGCGCTGCCCGGATGTGGTCGTTTTGGTCACCGAAGGTTTCGCGAACGCCGCCGCCTACGCCACCTTGCGGCGATTGCACGAGCGGTACCCCCGGCAGGCGCCGCCACGCTGTGTGCTGATCGCGGACAGCTTCCTGCCCGAGGACACACTGGCCGCGGTCGAGTGCGGGGTGTTCGCCTTCATTTCCCGGTCGGAGGTCACCAGCCCTTCGCTGGTGTCGGCGGTGCTCGCGGTCGGCAGGGGCAACGCGTTCCTGTCGGGACACCTTCAAGGCAGGCTGATGTCCCAGCTGACGATGCTGCGCAGGCATGTTCTCGAGCCGAAGGGGATCACGCTCTTCGGGCTCGGAGTGCGGGAGCGAGCAGTGCTCAAACTCCTCTCGGAGGGCCACGGCACCGACGAGATCGCCCGGCGGCTGCGCTGCTCTGAAGGAACGGTCAAGAACGTGCTTTACCGCTTCATGGCACGGCAGGGGCTGAACTCCCGATCACAAGCTGTCGCGCACGCGTTGCGTGTCGGCGCGATTTGA